The segment CGGTGATCGAGGCTGAGCCCCTGTTCGCCAATGTGAAGCTGAACTTCATGTATGCGAGCTGTCCGTTCGACGTCGTCGACCTTACGATCCGGCCGGGAAGCGGCGCCGTGGTGCTCATCATGCCGGAAGGCTGGGGCGTGGACACCGAAGAACTGAACAAGTCATGGGGCACCGTGCGCAACAAGATCGGCCAGGCCGCAGCGGGCAAACCGACGATCGAGGTCAGGGGCAGCGTGGGGATGAGCAGTTTCGTCGCCCGGCCACCGTACTTCTACGAAAAGGACTGACCGTCCACCGGCGGGACTGACCGGCCACAGCCATAACCGCTGTCCCGCCATAACCACTGAGGAGAAAGCAAAGGACCCCCCGCGCACCCGCCAGAGCCTACTTACCCTTGCTGCCTTCCGGCCCTGGGGGAGTTCGCAGGATGACGCCACACGAGGGGTCTGCATCAAGTGTAACAACAGCAAAACCGCAGGTCACATCGGCGGTGACGACCCCTTATTCGTCGCAGGGTCCGCCGGTGGCAGGGGCTCCGATTCTTACTTTTCGGGCTGCGTCCGGTAAAGTTCTCGACGGAGGATTCGCCTAGCGGCCTATGGCGCACGCCTGGAACGCGTGTTGGGTTAACGCCCTCAGGGGTTCAAATCCCCTATCCTCCGCAGGGAGAAGAAACCCCCGGGAACCCCGGGGGTTTCTTCATGCCCAAACGCCCCCACAGGGCTCCTCACCGATAGAAGCATCAGATCGCCTGGCGAGACGTTCAGAGCTGTCCTGAATGCGAACGAGCTAAGTGCCTTGCGCCAGCCCTCCGATTCAGGGGTGGTGGGGATCGTCACTTGTATCGACCACAACCCGGGGTCTCTAAGGATCTCGAAGAGCTCGCGCAGCCTCGTGACATCCAGCGGCGTTCCCTTTCCCGCGGTGTCGTTCACCGTGAGGTCGGCGATCCGTTCGGACGAGACCCAGGTATCGTCCAGCCCAGGCACGGTATTGAACTCGAATTTGAGGCGCTCCATACCTACTCCTCAAGCTTGTCCAGCAAGCGGGGGGCTTAGGGCCCAAAGTATCCAGACGGGTTCTGGACGACGGCTTCGGGTTATCGCGGTGGGGTCGTCCGGATTCCTGCTCCGCGCGGGAAACCGAACGTAGTCCGGCCGAGAGATCGAATGGCCAATGCCTGGGCCGCTCTCACATACTATGAGGTCACTTAGACAACGGCCGCATACCGTGAAGGGAACTCCCGTGCCGACCACTGTTCACAGCCTTCTCGTTCTCGTCGCTTCGCCAGGTGACGCTCTAGAGGAACGTGCTGCGGTTCGTGACAAGCTGAACGACTGGAACGTGACCACCGGGCTGCGGCAAGGCGTGGTCTCTCTACCGTGGCTCTATGAGCGGCACGCAGTTGCTCAGATGGGCGGTCGCGCTCAGGCGCTCATCAACTCCCAAGCACTCGACCGGGCCGACGTAGTCGTCGCGTTCTTCGATTCCCGCCTAGGGACGCAAACAGGCACGGACGTCTCCGGCACCGCTGAAGAGATTCGACGAGCGCACGAACAGGGCAAACCTGTCCACGTCTACTTCTCAACTGAGTCTATTCCGAGGGACTCAGACTTGGATCAACTGACCGCGCTTACTGAGTTCAAGCAGCAACTTGAGGCCGATGGATTGCTCGGTGACTACGCAGACCCGGGCGATCTGGCGGCGCAGATTGCTCGCGCGCTAGAGGCGGACATTGACGATCGAGGCTGGGGTGAAGGGCTCACTGCATCTTCCAAAACTGGCGCGCGTTTGACGTGGGAACACGTACATGAGAAAGAGCAGGTGGGGGTCGATAGTAAGGGGAAAATCAAGACCCGAACACGGCACAATCATCTTGAAGTTCGCAACCTATCTGGCACTGATGCGGAGGATTTGACGTTCAATATCTCGGACGCTGACGATCCCGAATCTCAGGCTTTCCGTTTCGAGGGTCCGGCAGGCCCTGTCACTATTCATGCGGAATCTGCTCGCCGATGGGGTCTCATCCCACTTAAGAACACCACCCTCAAGATCGAGGCGAAGTGGATGGAAAGCGGCAAGCCAAAGGCCCGTACGTTTACGGTTGTGACACGTTGATGCCCACCTAACCATTATTTGCGGTCAGGGGCGTGCACCAAGCGAGAACTCCAGGCGAAGGAACGTCAGGAGCACGAGGTTCACGGTTGAGTTCGATCCTGCCAGCCGCGCACAGCGGCTGACATCGGCGTTCTCCAGCAAGATCCTGGCAAATTGAGCCTACGCAGCAGGGGTCCCGGTATGAGCGGGCGGAAGAGCGTGTTCAGCTACCGGCAGTCAGGCCGAGGCCATTGGGCGGCAGCCAGATGAAGCGTTCGAAGGGTGTTCAACGCGGCCGATTTTGGCCCGACTAATCCCGGTAGAAGACTGGAGAAATCGTTAACGCCCTCAGGGGTTCAAATCTCCTATTCTCCGCCACACGTGAAGCCGACCTGCGAAACCAGCGTGGATTGCAGGCCGGTTCACCTCGTCGGCCGGTGGGTCCGGCGACTTAGTTCCGAGGCTTCTCCGCCGCACGCGCGGCCTTCTCGGCAGCACGCTGCGCCTTCTCCGCTTCCCGTACCGTCCGCTCACGCGCGCGCTTCCGGGCATCTTTCTCGCGCTTCAACGCCTCGCGCAGCTTCGCCTCTGCCTCGCGTCGCTCCCTGGCAGCTTCCCGGACGCCCTTGTCCTTCGAAACCGCCTGCTCAAGTTCATCGGAGCCAGTTCCGGCTCCCGGATCGGAAGCGACCGGCGTCCCGGCAACGTCGGCACCCCGTTCCCCGGCAGCCGGATCGGAAGCGGTACCGCCGAGTTCGACATGGCGAATGACGCCGTCGAAAACCAGCCGCACGGCGAACTTGAAATCATCAAAGCCATCATCGGCACCGCCAACGTACCTGCCGGCATGAACCACCGGGAAAAGATCCGGGAACTGACTCTCGGTCACCAGCTCCGCCAGGGCCGCACCGTACTTTTCCCACACACCGGGCTCGACAGACTGGCGTGAGCTTTCGATATCGCGTTGCATCAGGCCGAATGTCCGGGTCAGCCCGCTCAGCGTAAGGATTACCGACATCTTCTCCTGTTCATTCAGCGGCAGCTGACGCATTTCCCGCAGCGCCCAATCCACAACCAGCAGATTGTTCGGCGTCATCAGCTGGAGCTCGGAGACAGGGATGTCGAGCAACCATGGATGGTCCAGGTAGCAGTTACGGATCGTAATAACCCAACCTCGCAGGCCCGCTTCCCAGTCTGCACTGTCCGATTCCGCCGGCACAG is part of the Saxibacter everestensis genome and harbors:
- a CDS encoding TetR/AcrR family transcriptional regulator, with amino-acid sequence MTDALDEGLPRALALTWGIAAHPQRGPKRELSIERIIEAAVEIADAEGLSGVTMSKVASVLGFTTMSLYRYVTSKDDLLLLMQEMITAFPVPAESDSADWEAGLRGWVITIRNCYLDHPWLLDIPVSELQLMTPNNLLVVDWALREMRQLPLNEQEKMSVILTLSGLTRTFGLMQRDIESSRQSVEPGVWEKYGAALAELVTESQFPDLFPVVHAGRYVGGADDGFDDFKFAVRLVFDGVIRHVELGGTASDPAAGERGADVAGTPVASDPGAGTGSDELEQAVSKDKGVREAARERREAEAKLREALKREKDARKRARERTVREAEKAQRAAEKAARAAEKPRN